One Defluviimonas sp. SAOS-178_SWC DNA window includes the following coding sequences:
- a CDS encoding amidohydrolase, producing the protein MDKRHQELVALRHAFHRNPELGFQELRTKARIAAHLRRLGIEVHEGVGVVGILKAGSGNRAIGLRADMDALPITEKSAHGYVSENPGVMHACGHDGHMTMLLGAAESLARDSDFDGTVVFLFQPNEEHGLGARAMIDEGVLERFPVEEVYAIHNLPGAPVGQISTRPGQICASESLFEIAITGKGGHASMPHVGVDAITVGAELVLALQTIVSRKLAPGAGAVVSVTEFLTDGQRNVLPGRATLKGDVRARLPEDRQAVEGFMRQVVAGVAATHGVTATMNFNTEFIETINAHGPVEAVVRAALAAGLEADGNRPPMSFSEDFAHFSAAVPGCFLLMGNGTEGPHGQPLHAADYDFNDALLPIGAAFWSALVKDRLPARKD; encoded by the coding sequence ACGCAGGCTTGGCATCGAGGTGCATGAAGGTGTGGGCGTCGTCGGCATTCTCAAGGCCGGATCCGGCAACCGCGCCATCGGCCTGAGGGCCGACATGGATGCGTTGCCGATAACCGAGAAGAGCGCCCATGGCTATGTCTCGGAAAATCCGGGTGTCATGCATGCCTGCGGCCATGACGGCCACATGACCATGCTGCTTGGCGCTGCGGAATCCCTTGCACGCGACAGCGATTTCGATGGCACGGTCGTATTCCTCTTCCAGCCGAACGAGGAACACGGGCTGGGCGCTCGCGCGATGATCGATGAGGGCGTTCTGGAGAGGTTCCCAGTCGAAGAGGTCTACGCCATCCACAACCTGCCGGGCGCGCCTGTCGGGCAGATCTCCACCCGGCCGGGCCAGATCTGCGCCTCCGAGAGCCTGTTCGAGATCGCGATCACCGGCAAGGGTGGCCATGCCTCGATGCCGCACGTTGGCGTGGACGCGATCACGGTGGGGGCCGAGTTGGTGCTGGCGTTGCAGACCATCGTCTCGCGCAAGCTGGCACCAGGGGCCGGCGCGGTCGTGTCTGTGACGGAGTTTTTGACCGATGGGCAAAGAAACGTGCTGCCCGGTCGCGCAACGCTCAAAGGGGACGTGCGCGCCCGCCTGCCCGAGGACCGGCAGGCCGTGGAGGGTTTTATGCGCCAGGTCGTGGCCGGCGTTGCCGCGACCCATGGCGTGACCGCAACGATGAATTTCAACACAGAATTCATCGAGACGATCAATGCCCACGGCCCGGTCGAGGCGGTTGTCCGCGCCGCCCTCGCGGCGGGGCTGGAGGCCGACGGCAACCGCCCGCCGATGAGTTTTTCTGAGGATTTCGCCCATTTTTCCGCGGCCGTGCCCGGCTGTTTCCTTCTGATGGGGAACGGCACCGAAGGTCCGCACGGTCAGCCGCTTCATGCCGCCGACTATGATTTCAACGATGCGCTCCTGCCGATCGGTGCCGCCTTCTGGTCTGCGCTGGTCAAGGACCGACTTCCCGCCCGAAAGGACTGA
- a CDS encoding diaminopropionate ammonia-lyase, with the protein MSDLLPPARLGHAAATRKTGDAALRVLSPGDFATAQTEIMAWDGYAATPLVSLKALAQRIGVGAVFYKHEGPRFGLGSFKALGGSYAALRVLQREISKSLGQDVSLADIRAGKHRDDAARITLVSATDGNHGRSLAWGCQRFGAPCRIYIHAEVSEGRAAAMRDLGAEVIRIAGDYDDSVDLAKAEADANGWFVVSDTSWPGYSQPPRDVMAGYGVMTSEICEALDEAPTHVFLQGGVGGLAAGVAAGLRQHWGERAPRVVIVEPELAACLYESAKAGTPTSVKIEEETLMAGLSCGEPSPLAWEILSEEASDFLTIPEPVVAPTVRLLARPLSGDPVVEAGESAVAGLAALIAARADTGLSSKLGLDAKSRVLLIGSEGITDPAIFRMIMDGRDVD; encoded by the coding sequence ATGAGCGATCTTTTGCCACCTGCCCGCCTCGGCCATGCTGCCGCGACCCGCAAAACCGGTGACGCCGCACTCCGGGTTTTGAGCCCCGGGGATTTTGCGACGGCGCAAACCGAGATCATGGCTTGGGACGGTTACGCAGCGACGCCGCTCGTCTCTCTCAAGGCGCTGGCGCAACGGATCGGTGTGGGTGCAGTATTTTACAAGCATGAGGGGCCGCGTTTCGGGCTGGGCAGCTTCAAGGCGCTCGGCGGGTCCTACGCCGCCCTGCGCGTGCTCCAACGTGAGATATCGAAGAGTCTCGGCCAAGACGTCAGCCTGGCAGATATCCGCGCCGGCAAGCACCGCGATGACGCGGCGCGGATCACGCTCGTTTCAGCGACCGACGGCAATCACGGCCGCTCGCTGGCTTGGGGGTGTCAGCGCTTTGGCGCGCCCTGCCGCATCTACATCCATGCCGAGGTCAGCGAAGGCCGCGCCGCGGCGATGCGCGATCTTGGCGCCGAGGTGATCCGCATCGCCGGCGACTATGACGATTCGGTCGACTTGGCGAAGGCGGAGGCCGACGCGAATGGCTGGTTCGTCGTCTCCGACACGTCCTGGCCGGGCTATTCCCAACCGCCCCGCGACGTCATGGCGGGCTACGGTGTGATGACCAGTGAGATTTGCGAGGCGCTTGACGAGGCGCCTACCCATGTCTTTTTGCAAGGCGGGGTCGGCGGCCTTGCCGCAGGTGTCGCCGCTGGGCTGCGCCAGCATTGGGGTGAAAGGGCCCCGCGCGTGGTGATCGTGGAACCGGAGCTGGCAGCCTGTCTCTATGAAAGCGCCAAGGCCGGTACCCCCACCTCGGTCAAGATTGAGGAAGAAACACTTATGGCAGGTCTCTCCTGCGGCGAACCTTCCCCGCTCGCCTGGGAGATCCTGTCGGAGGAGGCATCCGATTTCCTGACCATCCCCGAACCTGTCGTTGCACCCACGGTGCGGCTTCTCGCGCGTCCCCTCTCCGGCGATCCGGTCGTCGAGGCGGGCGAAAGCGCGGTTGCGGGCCTTGCAGCGCTAATTGCGGCGCGGGCCGATACGGGCCTATCATCGAAACTCGGCCTTGATGCGAAGTCCCGCGTGTTGCTGATCGGCTCCGAAGGCATCACCGACCCGGCGATCTTCAGGATGATTATGGATGGACGAGATGTCGACTAA
- a CDS encoding M24 family metallopeptidase has product MSTNAPERGFPEAEFAARTAKAQERMAKEGLAGLLLMTEPDVRYFSGFQTLFWQSPTRPWFLFVPATGKPVAAIPEIGAVLMRRSWLDDVRTWSAPCPKDDGISILTDLLAPLASERAKVGLMKGHETSLRMPLGDWERLTANLPGLHFADATWLVQGLRMVKSPAEIEKLAHICAIGSATFARVPEIVAEGMPFEEVFRSFRREALAQGADDAPYVVGASEPGGYTDVISPPSRRPLQAGDVLMLDTGCTWDGYFCDFDRNWAIGKADDMSRRAHETLWHATEAGLAAARPGNTCRDLFHAMSTVIAEMDPSGGDIGRLGHGLGMQLTEQPSHAAFDETVLEAGMVLTLEPSLSYGAGLMMVHEENIVVRSGGAELLTTRAPQSLPVIGG; this is encoded by the coding sequence ATGTCGACTAACGCCCCCGAACGCGGTTTCCCCGAGGCGGAATTTGCCGCCCGCACTGCCAAGGCGCAAGAAAGGATGGCGAAGGAGGGGCTCGCCGGACTCCTCCTGATGACCGAACCCGATGTGCGTTACTTCTCGGGCTTCCAGACCTTGTTCTGGCAAAGCCCGACCCGGCCGTGGTTCCTGTTCGTCCCCGCCACGGGCAAGCCCGTCGCGGCGATTCCGGAAATCGGCGCCGTCCTGATGCGGCGCTCGTGGCTTGACGATGTTCGCACGTGGAGCGCGCCCTGCCCGAAGGACGACGGGATCAGTATTCTAACCGACCTCCTCGCACCGCTTGCAAGTGAGCGGGCGAAAGTTGGCTTGATGAAGGGGCACGAAACGTCGCTCCGGATGCCGCTTGGCGATTGGGAGCGGCTGACGGCCAACCTGCCTGGCTTGCACTTCGCCGACGCCACCTGGCTCGTGCAGGGCCTGCGCATGGTGAAATCTCCCGCCGAGATCGAAAAGCTAGCCCATATCTGCGCCATCGGATCGGCCACGTTCGCCCGAGTGCCCGAGATCGTGGCCGAAGGCATGCCGTTCGAAGAAGTGTTCCGCAGTTTCCGGCGCGAAGCGCTGGCTCAGGGGGCGGATGACGCTCCCTATGTGGTCGGCGCGTCCGAGCCGGGCGGCTATACAGATGTCATCTCGCCCCCCTCGCGGCGACCGCTTCAGGCGGGTGACGTGCTGATGCTCGACACAGGCTGCACGTGGGACGGTTATTTCTGCGACTTCGACCGCAATTGGGCCATCGGCAAAGCCGATGACATGTCCCGACGCGCCCATGAGACGCTCTGGCATGCGACGGAGGCGGGGCTTGCGGCTGCCAGACCCGGCAATACTTGTCGCGACCTCTTCCACGCCATGTCGACGGTCATCGCAGAGATGGACCCGTCGGGCGGCGATATCGGGCGGCTGGGCCATGGACTCGGGATGCAACTCACCGAACAACCCTCCCATGCAGCTTTCGACGAAACCGTGCTTGAAGCCGGTATGGTACTGACTTTGGAACCCTCGCTGTCCTACGGGGCCGGCCTGATGATGGTACACGAGGAAAACATCGTGGTAAGGTCAGGCGGGGCCGAACTTCTCACTACACGCGCACCGCAGAGCCTGCCCGTCATCGGCGGCTGA
- a CDS encoding Lrp/AsnC family transcriptional regulator, with the protein MDEKDHEILRLVQSDARLTAESLGLSIGLSTPAVQKRLKRLRETGVIEKEIAVLSPGKLGRELTVIVEVVLERESRMHLDAFKRKMRNSHAVQQCYYTTGEADFIVIVVVKDIAEYEAFTQEYFFDESNISRFTSSIVMDRVKVSLDIL; encoded by the coding sequence ATGGACGAGAAAGATCATGAAATCCTTCGCTTGGTGCAGTCAGACGCGCGTCTGACGGCCGAATCATTGGGGTTGTCGATCGGGCTGTCGACGCCAGCCGTTCAGAAGCGGCTCAAGCGGCTGCGTGAAACCGGGGTGATCGAGAAGGAAATCGCCGTTCTGTCGCCCGGAAAGCTCGGGCGCGAGTTGACGGTGATAGTCGAGGTCGTGCTGGAGCGGGAAAGCCGAATGCATCTTGATGCTTTCAAACGGAAGATGCGCAATTCCCACGCCGTGCAGCAATGCTACTACACAACCGGCGAAGCCGACTTCATCGTGATCGTAGTGGTCAAGGACATCGCGGAGTATGAGGCGTTCACCCAAGAATATTTCTTCGATGAATCGAATATCAGCCGGTTCACCTCCTCAATCGTGATGGATCGAGTTAAGGTATCGCTCGACATCCTATAG
- a CDS encoding transporter substrate-binding domain-containing protein: MTSKLNTALIVAGGLLAASAISATAGPLADRIAAGEPIRIGFSNIPIWGYPDEKGEAKGFVNEIALGILAKMGHTDVETSVNDWGGLIPGLQANRYDLITGGLYILGSRCENINFSEPIVVTGDAFLVPAGNPKNLNNYKDVLAQSDSVLAMYAGSNTVEAARKEGLVDAQIMQLPGPAEVLAAMKSGRADAAALTYFEAVDFAAQSDGKFEITDPDALPDWTKNWVGVGFRFEDEDFMKEFNAALAEYVGSEEMLAAVKEYGVTEVNVPKGETTEWICANR, encoded by the coding sequence ATGACATCCAAATTGAACACAGCGCTCATCGTCGCCGGAGGCTTGCTAGCAGCCAGTGCGATTTCGGCTACCGCCGGCCCGCTGGCCGACCGGATCGCCGCGGGCGAACCGATCCGTATCGGTTTCTCGAATATTCCGATCTGGGGGTATCCGGATGAAAAGGGGGAAGCCAAGGGTTTCGTGAACGAAATCGCGCTCGGCATACTTGCCAAGATGGGTCACACCGACGTCGAAACCTCCGTCAACGATTGGGGCGGCCTTATCCCTGGGCTTCAGGCGAACCGCTACGACTTGATCACTGGTGGGCTTTATATTCTCGGCAGCCGTTGTGAGAACATCAACTTCTCCGAGCCGATCGTAGTCACAGGCGATGCGTTCCTGGTGCCTGCCGGAAATCCGAAAAATCTTAATAATTACAAGGATGTACTGGCGCAGAGCGATTCTGTCTTGGCGATGTATGCAGGTTCCAACACAGTTGAAGCGGCGCGGAAAGAAGGCCTTGTCGACGCTCAGATCATGCAGTTGCCCGGGCCAGCAGAGGTACTTGCTGCGATGAAATCGGGACGCGCAGATGCTGCGGCACTGACGTATTTCGAAGCGGTGGACTTCGCCGCGCAGTCTGATGGGAAATTCGAAATCACCGATCCCGACGCGCTGCCTGACTGGACCAAGAACTGGGTCGGGGTCGGCTTCCGGTTCGAGGACGAGGACTTCATGAAGGAGTTCAACGCAGCGCTGGCTGAATATGTCGGCTCGGAAGAGATGCTTGCGGCAGTCAAGGAATACGGCGTTACTGAAGTAAACGTACCGAAAGGCGAGACCACCGAGTGGATCTGCGCCAACCGCTGA